The Plantibacter sp. Leaf314 genome includes a window with the following:
- a CDS encoding EI24 domain-containing protein: MKPADSTAPTGRPPGVFASFFEGVGVLLGGFRLWGTSPKRMLLGMVPAAIVGVVFVALLVVLGLNAAAIVDWATPFADTWDEPYRSSVRVAAAVALIAVAVVVMLYAYAAVTLLVGDPFYERIWADVERSLGDAPAESGESAWRGLLTGIGRSLGLLLLTIPTAAVLFLLGFIPIIGQTVVPVAGVVVSGWFLTLELTGYAFDARGLSVRERRRALAKRRSRTLGFGTAVAVLFLVPVLSVLVMPAAVSGATVLARRALAEADGPLSARA, encoded by the coding sequence GTGAAACCGGCCGACAGCACCGCACCCACGGGCCGGCCTCCCGGCGTCTTCGCATCGTTCTTCGAGGGGGTCGGCGTCCTCCTCGGCGGCTTCCGACTGTGGGGCACCTCGCCGAAACGGATGCTGCTCGGCATGGTCCCAGCGGCGATCGTGGGCGTCGTCTTCGTCGCGCTGCTCGTCGTCCTCGGCCTCAACGCGGCGGCGATCGTCGACTGGGCGACACCGTTCGCGGACACCTGGGACGAGCCGTACCGCTCGTCCGTCCGGGTCGCCGCCGCGGTCGCGTTGATCGCCGTCGCCGTCGTGGTCATGCTGTACGCCTATGCCGCCGTGACCCTGCTCGTCGGCGACCCGTTCTACGAGCGGATCTGGGCGGACGTCGAACGCTCACTCGGCGACGCTCCAGCGGAGTCCGGCGAGTCGGCCTGGCGCGGGCTCCTGACCGGCATCGGGCGCTCCCTCGGCCTGTTGCTGCTCACCATCCCGACGGCGGCCGTCCTCTTCCTGCTGGGGTTCATCCCGATCATCGGTCAGACGGTGGTCCCGGTGGCGGGTGTCGTCGTGAGCGGCTGGTTCCTCACCCTGGAGCTGACCGGCTACGCCTTCGACGCGAGAGGGTTGTCGGTGCGCGAGCGGCGGCGCGCGCTCGCCAAGCGACGGTCCCGCACCCTGGGGTTCGGGACCGCCGTCGCAGTGCTCTTCCTCGTCCCCGTCCTGTCCGTCCTGGTGATGCCGGCGGCCGTGTCGGGTGCAACGGTGCTCGCCCGTCGAGCGCTCGCCGAGGCGGACGGCCCGCTCAGCGCACGTGCGTGA
- a CDS encoding PH domain-containing protein, translating to MADPGMTGPGRPAPPAAATERVVARLRPHARRLLLPALLLIAVSGVGAYVFGSFDLEWQNWAVLIGGGVIVLFACVLPFVAWLSVRYVITTRRLIVRRGFFVRSRQELYHARGYGITVHKSWVQSAFGSGNVRVTSGGELPVVLRDVPGAVLVQNALHELVAENQSIAAPYPAAQSSGQSPTQPPVRR from the coding sequence ATGGCTGATCCCGGTATGACGGGGCCGGGCCGGCCGGCCCCTCCCGCGGCGGCGACCGAACGTGTGGTCGCACGCCTGCGTCCGCATGCCCGGCGGCTCCTGCTCCCCGCCCTCCTCCTCATCGCGGTGAGCGGTGTCGGAGCGTACGTCTTCGGTTCGTTCGACCTCGAGTGGCAGAACTGGGCCGTGCTCATCGGCGGCGGGGTGATCGTGCTGTTCGCCTGCGTGCTGCCGTTCGTCGCCTGGCTGTCCGTCCGCTACGTCATCACCACCCGGCGACTCATCGTCCGCCGGGGGTTCTTCGTCCGGTCCCGCCAGGAGCTCTACCACGCACGTGGGTACGGGATCACGGTGCACAAGAGCTGGGTGCAGAGCGCGTTCGGCAGCGGCAACGTGCGCGTCACCTCCGGTGGTGAGCTGCCGGTCGTCCTGCGGGACGTTCCGGGTGCCGTCCTCGTCCAGAACGCCCTCCACGAGCTCGTCGCGGAGAACCAGAGCATCGCCGCCCCCTATCCGGCCGCCCAGTCGTCCGGACAATCGCCGACCCAGCCGCCCGTCCGCCGCTGA
- a CDS encoding 5-(carboxyamino)imidazole ribonucleotide synthase has translation MSIRVGVIGGGQLARMMVPAAINLGLDIRVLAEQEGMSARLATVQVGDYRDADTVLAFAETVDVITFDHEHVPQHVLRALVDAGVQVHPGPDALAVAQDKLLMRERLTELGLPVPDWARVHDQEELAAFLAEHGGKGVVKTPRGGYDGKGVRVVHGPNEVDDWFTALSEDANGGALLVEELVSFRRELAQLVARRPSGEVVPWRVVETVQLGGVCSEVIAPAPGSAGRLADTAEEIAVTVATALGVTGVLAVELFETDDDRLLINELAMRPHNSGHWTQDGSVTSQFEQHLRAVLDLPLGSTGCHRDWTVMVNVLGGPTEGTLDDRYPQVLGAHPVAKVHTYGKDPRPGRKVGHVNVAGDELDDVVYEARAAAALLGAENA, from the coding sequence ATGAGCATTCGCGTCGGAGTGATCGGTGGCGGTCAGCTGGCCAGGATGATGGTGCCTGCGGCGATCAACCTCGGACTCGACATCCGCGTGCTCGCCGAGCAGGAGGGCATGTCCGCCCGGTTGGCGACGGTGCAGGTGGGCGACTACCGCGACGCCGACACCGTCCTCGCCTTCGCCGAGACGGTCGATGTGATCACCTTCGACCACGAGCACGTCCCGCAGCACGTCCTCCGCGCCCTCGTCGACGCCGGGGTCCAGGTGCACCCCGGGCCGGACGCGCTCGCCGTCGCCCAGGACAAGCTGCTCATGCGCGAGCGGCTCACCGAGCTCGGGCTCCCGGTCCCGGACTGGGCGCGGGTCCACGACCAGGAGGAACTCGCCGCCTTCCTCGCCGAGCACGGCGGCAAGGGCGTCGTGAAGACCCCGCGCGGCGGCTACGACGGCAAGGGTGTTCGGGTCGTCCACGGCCCGAACGAGGTCGACGACTGGTTCACGGCGCTGTCGGAGGACGCCAACGGCGGCGCGCTCCTCGTCGAGGAGCTGGTGTCCTTCCGACGCGAACTCGCCCAGCTCGTCGCCCGCCGGCCCTCGGGCGAGGTGGTGCCGTGGCGCGTGGTCGAGACGGTGCAGCTCGGCGGCGTGTGCAGCGAGGTCATCGCTCCGGCGCCGGGATCCGCCGGACGCCTCGCGGACACCGCCGAGGAGATCGCCGTCACCGTGGCGACCGCGCTCGGGGTCACCGGCGTCCTCGCCGTCGAGTTGTTCGAGACCGACGACGACCGCCTGCTCATCAACGAGCTCGCCATGCGTCCGCACAACAGCGGGCACTGGACGCAGGACGGCAGCGTCACGAGCCAGTTCGAGCAGCACCTCCGCGCCGTCCTCGACCTGCCGCTCGGATCGACGGGGTGCCACCGCGACTGGACCGTCATGGTGAACGTGCTCGGCGGACCGACCGAGGGCACCCTCGACGACCGGTACCCGCAGGTCCTCGGCGCGCACCCGGTCGCGAAGGTCCACACCTACGGCAAGGATCCGCGGCCCGGCCGGAAGGTCGGCCACGTGAACGTCGCAGGCGACGAACTCGACGACGTCGTGTACGAGGCACGCGCCGCGGCCGCCCTGCTCGGCGCCGAGAACGCCTGA
- a CDS encoding biotin--[acetyl-CoA-carboxylase] ligase, giving the protein MDLPSTAALVPRLEILEHAGSTNDELAIRAREDGGGWPDRSVVVTDDQRNGRGRLGRVWTTPPGASLAVSILLRPVTPSGRPLGLEAYGWLPLLAGAALASSLQDLGVPAGVKWPNDVLVGGRKVSGILSELLPTGDGAIVGTGINLRQRAGELPTDRSTSLLLEGLADPDPDTVLAGYLRAFGRLYDAYLEASGDAEASGLRTTVTEHCVTLDSSVRVELPGGGTLTGTAERIDPDGRLVVRPSDGGAPVAVAAGDVTHVR; this is encoded by the coding sequence ATGGATCTGCCCAGCACCGCCGCCCTCGTCCCGCGCCTCGAGATCCTCGAGCACGCGGGCTCGACCAACGACGAACTCGCGATCAGGGCCCGCGAGGACGGCGGCGGCTGGCCGGACCGTTCGGTCGTCGTCACCGATGACCAGCGCAACGGGCGGGGCCGCCTCGGTCGGGTGTGGACGACGCCTCCTGGAGCCTCGCTCGCCGTGTCCATCCTGCTCCGGCCGGTCACGCCGTCCGGCCGACCCCTCGGGCTCGAGGCCTACGGATGGCTACCGCTGCTCGCCGGAGCCGCCCTGGCGTCGTCGCTCCAGGATCTCGGGGTGCCCGCCGGGGTGAAATGGCCGAACGACGTCCTCGTCGGTGGTCGGAAGGTGTCCGGTATCCTCTCCGAACTGCTGCCGACCGGCGACGGTGCCATCGTCGGCACCGGGATCAACCTGCGGCAGCGAGCGGGCGAACTGCCGACGGACCGGTCCACCTCGCTCCTGCTCGAGGGGCTCGCCGACCCGGATCCCGACACGGTCCTCGCCGGGTACCTCCGCGCGTTCGGGCGGCTGTACGACGCGTACCTCGAGGCGTCAGGCGACGCCGAGGCCAGCGGTCTCCGCACGACGGTCACGGAACACTGCGTGACACTCGACAGTTCGGTCCGCGTCGAGTTGCCGGGCGGCGGGACGTTGACCGGTACCGCCGAGCGCATCGACCCCGATGGGCGGCTCGTCGTCCGGCCGAGCGACGGTGGCGCCCCGGTGGCCGTGGCCGCCGGCGACGTCACGCACGTGCGCTGA